The segment CCAAATTGTACACAACAAAACCCTTCAACTCACCGCTGGACAACTTTTGGATGGCACTGACATGTCCTTCGGCCAGATCCACGATGTGGATATAGTCTCGCACTCCCGTTCCGTCCGGCGTATCGTAGTTATTGCCAAACACCTTCAGGCAGGGCCTCCGTCCGACGGCCACCTGCGAAATGTATGGCATCAAGTTGTTCGGCTCCCCGTTCGGATCCTCTCCGATGCGGCCGGACTTGTGCGCCCCAACGGGGTTAAAATAGCGCAAAGATATTACCGACCAGCGGGTATCCGATTGGCAAAGGTCCTTTAGGATTTCCTCCGTGAAGTACTTGCTCTTACCGTACGGATTGGTGCAGTTTCCCGTCGGGTGGGTTTCGTTCAGTGGCAGTTTTTGCGGTTCACCGTAAACGGTGGCACTCGAGCTGTACACGAAGCTGAACACGCTGCTCTGGAAGAGTTGAGATGATATATCAATTGGTTGTTTGCTTGCTTGGAGGCTTACTAATGAGAACTAATAATAACAGTTTGCGGTGTTAATTTCAACCAATTATCTATCTATATTAGTATTAGTCTCAAGGGCCTTTAGGGAAATATAGTTTTTATATAAATAGTCATATGACAGTAACTAAACGGCACATGATTGTCTTGTACCATTCACAAAGAATTAAGTGGGTTGATTTCACACTTATAACGGGATTAGTAAAAGTTTTTTGCCAAGCTTTGCTGAGTTAAAATATATTGGCAAATAAGTAATAGATGAAATTAATGGTTTCAAACTTAAACTTGCTGAGATTTATAAAAAATCATTAAATTGAACGGTTTAAGTTAAAGAATAAGGTCTTACAATAGTCAATAGCCCAGCTAACAATTGTTTTCCTAACAATCAATAATATTTTGCAATATCTCACCTCCTCCATGACCTCGAGCAGAACGCTAGTACCGGTTATATTGTTCTGATAGTACTGCAAAGGAATTCGACATGATTCTCCAACCGCTTTCAGTGCCGCAAAGTGTGCCACACAATCAATTTTGTGCTGCAAAAAGATCATCAATCATTAACAATAATCGTAAGCATTCCAAGATTTCCGAAATCCGCACAGGTGTTGACTCGaaagtttgaatcaaatcaTCAATTGAATCTTATAATATAATTCCATTGAAACAGTGTTACTCACTCAAACACGAAATATCATTATAATCAATTTACGCAAATTAATCCCAGAGGTCACATTCAATTCGCTCTAATACATGCACGTGAACGGATCGGCACCGCACGTGTTATCAGATAAAGAAACAtacctttttgaaaatttcccTCAGTGCATCCTTATCGCGAATGTCCACGTCGTAAAAGATGACGGTTTTTCCCGCAAGCTCCTGAACCCGTTTCAGCGATTCCGGCAGCTTGGAGCCGGCCGCCCCGTAGGCGTTGCACAAATTGTCCACACAAATGACCTGATGTCCGGCGGCAAGCAATTCCAGCACTGTATGCGAACCCACGAATCCGGCTCCGCCGGTTACTAGTATATTAAGAGGCATGACTACAGGTATGTGCGTCGGCTAGAAATAGACACAAACATTTAACATAAACAAACGGAGCACCAACTGCGCAAACTTACCTATGTACTGGGATCAACTGAAGCAATAGAATGGCCACTGAAATGCTGGACAGTCCGGACAGTTTGTTCTATTCGACCGAAGAAACTCGTATGTGAGCAGCCTGAGTCATTTCTCTGGAACACTGTAACTGCGCTGCGCTCTCTATAACTTGCGATGGTGTGGCAGAAAATAATAATGCTTATCTTATCACAAAATACGGAAAACAAGAATGTGTTGGGTAAACGATGACGACCGCGCTTGTTCGCTGTCACACAGTTGTAAAATCACGGTTGTTCGCTACTGGTCAGAGGCCGCACAGTTTTCGATACCAGCACATTGATGGTGTAATGATAACAAACGATAAATGCTAAACAGCGTTGAAATGCTGACCAGACAAACTAATTTTAATAATTGCAAAGTAAATCGAAATTGCTGACACGATGTGTTTCTCAGCTGTAGCCTGTAGCCGAGCAGACAAAGCCAGTGCCAGAGCATGaatatgtaaacaaaaccgCCGATGACGTTTGTGGCGGTTGTCGGCATGCGCGTCGCCGTCGTCGCTCGTCGTCGTCGCCCAGTGTTGTTCATCGATTCATTCCGTTCATCCTTTACACGTTGGTCATGCAAGTCATGCTTCATGCATGATGCTGGGCTACCACACTGATCTAAAAGATCACATAAGTTTTTCCTTAAAATGAGCCGTGGAATGAGCACgtcatggaaaatttatttattattcagCTTTGCACGAAATAATAATTACATGACTATATTCTAAGCATCAAGGGGTAAGGCCCCCATGCAGGTACGAATATGTTGGcagaatatttatttatttatttatttatttattattatctaATACATACAGAGTAAGGATTAACCTTTTTAATTTCTGCATTCAGGTCAACGCATAGTTGTTTCTATAATTCTAAGTTTCTGATTTGATTCTTACTATACTCCAATATCTGTAACTGTCTAACCCCATCTGTTATGCCATGCCATACATTCTTTCCGAAATTTAGAAAAGGAAGTAATTTCTTTAATATTATTAGGAAGTAGATTCCAGTTTGCAATGCCTCGTACAAAACAGGTATTACCGTAATGCGATGTATTAAATTGAGGAAGGTTGAAATTTCGTGCCCGATTACTTCGAAATGGTAGAAGTTTTTCGAACAAGTAATTCGGCTTTGTTGTGCTGATTATTTTAAATAGTGCTAAACAAACCCGTAATTTGAGAAACTCAGAGAAAGGGCAGCCAAGTAATTTATGCTGGAGATGTGTAACGCTGGAGTATCTAGACAATCCAAAGACCCAACGTACACAACTGTTTAAAGCAACGCGCATCCTGCCAATTGCCCTAGCAGAAGCATTTAGCAGTAGTTCTGAGCCATAGATAAAATGAGGTAGTAATAACGTTTTGAacagtttaattttaaaaccaCAGGGAAGAATGGAGGATGTCATTCTTAAAAGACGCAGTCCTGCGTAAATTTTTCCTGATTGATGATTAACGTGACTATCCCATTCAAAATCACTTTCAAACATTACTCCAAGAATTGATACTTTATCTATATAATCAATCAAGTCCGTTCCAAGTACAATATCTGGTGGGTTGCTAACACGTCTATTTCTTCTGAATAATACAGCTTTtgttttagaagtatttatggGAAGAATATTTTGTTCTGACCAAGCGAAAACGTTCATAAGATCCGCGTTCAAAAATTGAGTCATTTCGAGTGGACTTAGCACATTACTGCATATATAGATGTGCACATCGTCAGCAAATATGTGACAGTTGCAGACTTTGAGTATTGACGGTAGATCGTTAATGTACAAACTGAAAAGAAGTGGGCCTAGAACTGATCCCTGAGGAACGCCAGAGGAAACAGATAAGGAATGTGAGACGCTTCCGTTCGCAGAGACAAATTGAGAACGATTAGACAGATAAGACTCAATAAGTTTAACGGCATTCCGACTGAAGTCGAAATTAGTGCACAATTTCTGCAAAAGTCTGTTATGAGATACCCGATCAAAAGCTTTAGAAAAATCCACCATGACAAGTATACCCATTCCTTTTTTATCAATCGTATTGTGAATATCATCGTGAACCTTGAGTAATGCCGTTGTCGTACTGTAACCTCTTCGAAAACCTGATTGAAAAGGGCTGAGAAGATCGCGTTCATCGATATATGTCATTATTTGTTGTTTGACTATTTTTTCGAATGCTTTGGACAGGGAGCACAAAATGCTTATTGGTCGCAAGTTGTCAATCCTAGAAACTCTTGGTTTTTTTCTGATTGGCACAATTTTAGCCGTTTTCCAGACACGAGGAAGTTTGCCGCTGGAGAttatcaaattaaaaatataagtGATTGGTTCAATAATCGACGGTAAAATCCATTTGATGAATTTCATTGGTACCCCATCTGGTCCAATGGCATTTGATGTGATGGAGCTAATTGCAATGATAACCTCCGCAGAGTTAGTTGAATGAAATTTGAATCCATCTGAATTGAATGGAGGGACTGGGGGGAATAGTGACTCTCTTGTAAAATTGCTGGAAAAGAAAGTGTTGATCTCATCGCTGGTATTATCTAAAGGTTCATTGTTGATTGGGCTATTTATCGAATTAATCTGTTTGAGTCTTTTCCAGAGTTCACTGTTAGAATTAACATGATCAATGGTTTGGCTAATATATTGGGATTTGGCACTGTTTATCAGACTAGTTACACGGTTACGCAAGCGTCTATACTGATTATGGTGAGATTCAGTTTTTGTATTAACCCACAGTCTGTAAGCAATATTTCTTTCAATCATTGCTGTTGAAATGTTTCTATTGAACCACGGATTCTTATTATTCGGTTTACTTGGTCGATTTGGAACAAAAAGTTCATACAGTTCGATTaaatgtgaattcaaaacatctaaagcAATATCAGGGTCATTGATTGAATATAGTAACTGCCAGTTAATTTCACTCAGGGCATTAACGAGAGCCGGTCGATCAATTCGAGCATAATCTTTATAATAAAAAGTAGTATTCGTAGTTGCGCGTGACATATCTAGAGAAGCAAAAACTATATCATGCTTCGAAAAACCAGATGCCGCAACTTGATGACAGTTAAACACAAATGAAGAATTGTTAGCTAATACAAGATCTATCAATGAACATCCTCCAGGATGGAAGAATGTTGGCTCGTTATTGATACACTGAATTCCAAAATATTCAATAGTACTACGTAGTCTGTTTGTTTTTGCATTACTTTGATTTAAATCAGTATTGAAATCGCCCATCAGGACAATATTTTTATATTGAATTGTGAACTCAGCCAACAAACGATATAACACTTCAGAACAATCCGACCGTGGAGGATTGTAGAACACACCaagcaaaaatttttcattgttaCACTGTACTTCTATAAACAAATACTCTGCACATTGGTTATCAGCTCTGTTTAAACTGTAATCAGAAGCATCCAAAATTCTGCACTTTAGATCTGTTTTAATGTATATGCATATACCACCGCCTCTGCTATATTTGCGATCATTTCTTATTAGCCTGTAACCCTCAATAGCAATTATTTGATCCGGGATTGAATCAGATAGCCACGTTTCAGTTAtgcaaatcaaatcaattttactaTTACCAAAGCAATAGTTCAACTCGTTAACTTTACTCAATTGACGAGCGCAGATGCTCTGTATATTAATATGACACATGTTCAAATTATCAGCACATAAAACTGAATTCATAACGGCACGAGGGATACAGCCAATACCATGATTTGTACTAGCATTGTGGAATGTAGAATTATCCGCCATCTaagaataaaaacaataaacgcctaaaagaaaatatttcatgGCACAACAAGATGGAGTGTTTAGTTACATTCAATGATAGTgaataaatataataaacttttgGTACAATATACAATTCTTTGATAACATCATTCATAGCAATAACATCATTCCATTAAAGCGTTGTAGCATTTCAACCGAAGACAGCAGCCCGAGATAGCAACAATAGATCGACGACAGCATAAGCATCAGCAGCAACCACAACAGCACCCACAACATCAGCAGCAACGACACCTCCAGtattaacagcagcaacagcagaaaGGCCGCTGGGTTATAGACTATTTCCCAGCTCTCCAATGTATAGAAATAACTTTTAGGAGGGAAGAATACACGGATATCGAATGGAATGGAGACAGGGATAAACTTGtgaaggaaaaagagaaatgtGTATGGATGGGAATGTGATTTACATCCTAAACTTTCAGGAGCGGAATAATCAAAGGAATAACTGATGAACGGATTCATGGGAATAAAATAATGGAAGGAAAAGGATAGTCAAGGAAGGGTATTACATTCCACCAATTGATCCAGAGAGTAGATAGGATACGCGGCAGCATTCCCAATAGATTTAACGAAGACAACACCATTCTTTGTAAACACGTTCAAAAATTTTCCTGTGCGCTTAAGCTTCATTGCGGCACCTTTTATTTGACGAGCCAGCTCAGTGAGGTTTTCATTAATGTAGATCCGCGAATCAATATCGAATCCTAGGTGATTCAACGACAATTTTCTCGTAGAGAGATATCGACCATAAAACTCATCACGCACGGTTCGGAAAGCAAATTGTAGCAGTATAGGGGGACTCACACCAGACGCAATTGGAAAGCGAGCCAGCCGTTTAGCATGAATCAATGGAATATTAGCATCTGAATATCCAAGTACACAAGACACTTTGCGGATGAATGAGCTTAAATCTTCCTCTGGGACAAAAGGCACACCGGTCAGCAGCAAATCATTTAACTTCTCGGTTCTGTTAACAGTTTCTTTGGTAAAAACCACCTCATCACTGGTTTTTCGTAGGGAGCCCGCAATATTGTTGATTTCTGCTGCACAATCCGCTTTAAACTGTTTCATTTCATCACGAATCGCTGATATGTCATTTCGTAGATCAGATTTGCACGCTTCAATTTTAGCCTCGATCCTAGAATTCCCATCGTTAAACATAGTTTTGATGCGATTCAGCAGTTCATCATACGATTCCACATTCTCATTTGTTGTATCCAAGTCGTCTCTAGAGCGTTTTGATGTAGTTCCATGTTTTTCGGTTTGTTGAACCAACGATGATTTGCCCTTCACCATACTTAAGATTGTTTATTTACTATCAGTTTTGAGTGACCTAGCGTGAGTGGCGAATGAACTTGTCAGCTAGTACGCTAAAGTCAAAATCGACCAGACAAGATGAACAATAGGCACTACGATATAACCATCAATACAATAAATTGAACGCTTATTTGCACTTATAGCAATCGTTGGCTGGAGCAAACTTTATGCACAGCAGATAGAGTCGCACTTGCTGAATAAGCCGATATAAGGGAAACGTTACGTACGAatcaaaaacgaaataaatctTCGATTGATTACACAACAACGCTCTTCTCACTCACTATTCGTACATCCCTTCAGAAACTATTGAGAATATATTGGTGAGTTCGGGTTCGTGCAGCATGCTCGCCGAAGTGAGAAATTTGCGAACCAAGTTGTGGGTAGAAGATGTTGGGTTCGATGCTCGGCACTGGAAACACGGCCAAAATTTTGCTCTTCTTGCGCTCAACATTTTCATGCGAGTATGGTAACTTTAACAAATAACGATTGAACAAtaaattctcgcgtaactttttgaAATGACCTAAGTTACATTGAGAGACTTtctttggcgtccctctcttcCGATTGTTACGGCGATATAAATGCATTTTAACGAAAATATTCTTAACGTTTAGCTAACTAGTTATGCTATCAACCGATTCATGTGGCATCGCCGTGGCAAGCAAAAGAGAAGAgacacaaagagattttttctcattgttacttaggtccttttcaAAACTTACGCGAGAATTGCTTTAAATTTGTGCGTATTTAATGAGCAGATTTCAGTAGAAAACCGACGATTTGACAATCATGCTCAAACGGAACTGTACTGAACGGCCTCACATTTTAAACATGGTTCGCAGCCACTGGTAGGCCCAGACGTAAATAGATTTTGGGACGCACCTGAAAAAATTGAGTTAGCTAAGAATGGCTGATCATCTACATTAAATGTTATAGAGAAGGTGGGCCACGTGCCCCAACCTAGGCCTATCAGCAAACTTGGaagtagacttgaaattagacatacaTAATCGAACTTGACATTAGATTACAATCAGGGCTTGAATTTGAATTGGACCTAGTATGAACtttgaaattttatataaaattggactttaaaccaaaaattgaaatagaattAGGATGCTAAATTGAACTTTACATATAGGACACAAAATATGACGCGAAATTGGACattgaattggatttaaaacaGTCCCTTTACCCCTTTTCTGTTCTTTCGTTTTTCGACTGTTTGTTccggttttccttcttttctgtatcgttttttcgatttttgctctcacttttcattttctttccattttttctcaattttgtcgtttttctttttttctgcccCGTGTTTTCTGGttaattgttccgtttttcttcgttttctgccccaattattttattttcaatcaagtttttcctcgtttttcattcgtgttttgctgttttgtttcccgtttttcatgttttctctACCCTCTCTCCGTTtccaggttttgtttttttctatctcgtttgaAGTTTTTTCctcctcgtttttgtctttctctgttctagactaatctcaagttttagtcttgaccttgaaatgcggtaatgcatatatattaatattttttgaaacgatggttctacaattgatgaagggatggtaggggaaagaaatgaaaatttttggtgaaggaagggaagagcggaaaggaaggggggtattggtagctacgcttgacaagtagtcattttgactcctaccttttgtccaatgctggaaggtgcatgggtcgaaccaagctataatctgagattataaccggattcgaaccccccccccccccaatacCCCCTCTCCTCCTTCCTTTACGCTCTTcccttccttcaccaaaaattttcatttctttcccctaccatcccttcatcaattgtagaaccatcgtttcaaaaaatttctctgttctgttttttctctttttagatATCTCATTCCATCTtctttttggctccctttttacctttttatctccaattttaccgttttctttggttcttttttcctgtttttgttttcttctttttctgttccattttcacaTCCCACTACCATTTCTTTTTCGCTTTATCTTTTTATCCTTTTATAcctcgtttgacctctttttctcattttcgtaaCGAGGAATCGGTTTTTATTCTCtctctattcttcttttccattttggtTTCTCATGTtctctgtttttctttcttgtctcgtttcccttcatttttccgttttcccaccttttctatcacgtttcttttctttttccgcCCGAAGTTTTGTCTTTCTCTGCTTttgctgtcccgtttttcgcctttttagtcCTTGTTGTTCTCTTTCCatgcccgtttttcctcttttccagtctcgtATTATGTTTTCTGCCCGTTcactccttttctatttttttgttgtcatgtgttccgttcttccttgcTTATTATTATTACGTCTGCTTTTTCTCCTTTACTGTCACGACAAATTGAGAAACTGAGAAcagaataaaaggaaaatggagatcctctttttctgttctcagtttctcaattttcctgctcccggAATTTCTCCTTTTCGTTTTGTCCTCGTTTTCATTTTTACcccttttctgttctcgttttcattattttctttatcgtctttttttctttcttcttccgttctacatttttttctgtccagcCTCCTCTTTTTCagaacttttttctctttcttgcctTTCtttccttttgacgtaggactgcgtctttgtttactatactgggattgggtagcactttgtgaaaacgaaaatagaagtataaggtttgaatgaaaaatttctaatgccaataactactaaactactaaacgaaactgaacatttacatgtcgttggatagataaaatgaccagcaattgtATGGAGGggcaagagagcaattttaaggagggcgtaaagaggggggggctcctatataaatgaaacacaaatttcctcataacgctagaactaatcaagcaaatggaaccaaatttggcatgtgggatttttggaggcgtgaatttattttatgatggtttgaaacccctcatCCTTTGAGGAGGATAagcactctcatacaaataaaacacaaatgtttgcgtaagtgccatattttctgctaagtaacaagcggtaacctgtgaaagtaaactagtaaatccTTCTCAGAACAACAGACAGTGAAAGACGCCGCTAACTCACGTGCCTGTtgacattcatgtcaaaagagaaggacattcgaatgtcacgtcatatttgcgacgagcgtgctttggctttaatgttatttgtaaccaataacccttttaaaggccacaagcgagttaaagtaagattattgaaacatgtcaatctacgcttaatcatatttaatacaataatctggactagtcattcattactattttaacctttatgatgcacacaagcgatttttaaaggaaatctctatgcctcaatggttgcaggcgttgtacttatgaatccTCGTCCAcgcattttcaaagccaccattgcattcaatgaagaattaaatctgaatatttcgctcttctctttcaaacattcacttaaacaatggcacgcacagattcttataaacatacatatgccagaaatgcagttaacattagtctttgatctaatgatctcatatagtcctacgtcaccctttcgtacaacacttagggctgtatatcttgcagttttttcttctgtttattTCTTGGCCAATATTTTCTCTTCTTACGTTGTAGGTCGTATTTcagttttttgtctctttttctttcgtgtttttctgctttttctacTTCGTTTGTCCAATTTTTGTCACGGTCCCCTGTGCTCTTCTCCGGTTTTTCTCCAGGAGAAGCAAGTGACAGAATACctctagatccatcggtaatccatctgtgaagaaaaataagaACCTGTTTGCTCGTACAGTGTACTATCCGATtaatgagatatgaatttttaaattagGTAAATGTTAAGGAAAACCGAGAACTCAGGAACAACTAAAAATattatcatgaaaattttatcataaaaatgttataaattgacaaataagaaaaaaaattatttggctACTCTTTCCTCTGGCATTCAGgagacgtgcccagcccaccacagcctaccacattgtactaccttcgcTATATCAacatacttgatacagctcgtggtttatgCATCTACGTCACACTCATTTTCATTatgccaccaagtattgatcacagtactttacgctcaaaaaccccaagcatttaTCGGTcaacttcctttagcgtccatgctTCATGTCCATAAACGGCCAGGACAAGGATTAGTACTCTGTAGAGCGCAACTTTTGTGCGAATTTATAAATCATTAGCTGATTGCCCCTTTGTTTCTCAGCCACTTGCACATTTCGTTGTTGTTACGAAAATtctcaagaaacaaaaccctttttcttcatttgaatgggtCTATTCCCTTTGTCAGCTTCCTTCCTGTTGTCACCCAGCCACATGTAAATCAGTCTGGCGAAACACAGCTTTCATAACGtttttgaacccccccccccctttcttgttaatggccaccctattctccCTTATCAGAAATCCCTTCTTATCGGTCAGTTACTtctacaactgctatcgttcccaatgcacagtggtccagaaacgaaagttaagtggaaacttacttttgcggctaagcgataTATAATAGCTCCctgcaatgttcagcaaagttgttcaactcgaAAAGACAAATAattcgaaatcaacgactaagttccagtttggcttgtaaacacataatccataataactttttataaaaaagggatagaaggataatttcttcgacaaagttgtagctaaagattatataagtaactttgccaaagacatagtaggcgtatttttaggcgtttctaacttacagggtgttttacaacaagacctctcaaaaatcacgttttcgctgatttcttcaaatgcagtggttcCATTGCATCatgatgttttacaaagttggttatcttatcaaaagacatatttttgtagaacattgtatgttgaaaactcatacgtataacgagttctaacgtttttcctgtatttttttagtcttttttggaatagaatatctcaaaaaggggcaaacgaaaaaaatttaacttggccgtttctgaaagcttggagttttatctcaagcatatatgaaaataaaaactggttttttctctaactcgagtaatttcaggttatttatttcatgtttgaccattttctactatgcagtattttccaattccaatcttcttgaagacgattaacatgtcaatag is part of the Sabethes cyaneus chromosome 2, idSabCyanKW18_F2, whole genome shotgun sequence genome and harbors:
- the LOC128734638 gene encoding UDP-glucose 4-epimerase, coding for MPLNILVTGGAGFVGSHTVLELLAAGHQVICVDNLCNAYGAAGSKLPESLKRVQELAGKTVIFYDVDIRDKDALREIFKKHKIDCVAHFAALKAVGESCRIPLQYYQNNITGTSVLLEVMEESSVFSFVYSSSATVYGEPQKLPLNETHPTGNCTNPYGKSKYFTEEILKDLCQSDTRWSVISLRYFNPVGAHKSGRIGEDPNGEPNNLMPYISQVAVGRRPCLKVFGNNYDTPDGTGVRDYIHIVDLAEGHVSAIQKLSSGELKGFVVYNLGTGRGYSVLEVVDAFAKASGKKISYEIVDRRPGDVATSYADVTLAAKELGWTAKRGLKEMCEDTWNWQKSNPNGFAGSR